The Francisella hispaniensis FSC454 genome includes the window CACAAACTTATTTAGCAATCTTTTTAGTGCCTATATCAGTTTATTATTTTGGTGGTTTTTCTATTGTTTCAATTTTAGCAAATATCGTTGCGATTCCTTTAGTGAGCTTTGTGATCGTACCGTTATTACTTTTATCTTTGTTGTTGTCTTTTATTGGCGTTAAGCTATGGTTATTACCGATGTTATTTTTAAAATTTCTAGTTGCTTATTTAAGTTTTCTGACTAATTACGCTGGCTTTATAAGCTATTGGAGTTATTTTTCATTTTTTAGTCTAGTAATTACAATTCTAGGGATTATTTTAGTAATTTTTCCTTTTAGTAAATCTCTTAGGATCCTTGGATTAGCTATGTGCTTAGTATTTTTCCAGTCTTCACAAAACAATACTGAAAAATATCAACGCTTTCAAATAGATATTTTTGATACTCAAGATCAAATGGTATTAGTTCAGGATGAAGGTAAAAATCTTTTATATACCACCGCAAAAAATTTAGCTAATGAGTATCTTTTAGTAAATATACTAGAAAGCTATTTAAGATTCACAGGCATTAAACAAATAGATTATCTTATAATTGTTGATGGTAATAAAAATCTAAACCTTAAGCTTATTAGGCAAATTACTTCGATCAAAACAGTTATTACAAATATATCTACTAATGAAGATGTACAAAAATGTAGTTATACTAATAATTTTAAATTAAATAATCACTCGTCAGTTAAGCTACTATCAAATGCTCAAAGTTGTTTTATTTCATTAAATTATCAAAGTAAAGAGTTTTTATTAGCAGATAACTCAAATCAGAAGGCACAGCAGCAGCTCTACATTTTGTATAATAGAGTTATTAAGCCACAGATAATAATTACATCAGCAATTTTAGATTCTAGATTTTTAAGCCAAGGTGTAGATTATCTAGTCTATATTTCTAATAAACCTTTGAAGGGACAAAATGATCAAAATACTAAACTAAAGATTTTTGATACTTATGCAAATGGTGCGATAGCTATTACTATTGATAATCATAATAACATTACTATTAGTTCACAATTGAAGCAATACTAAACTATCTATAATAGCAGATATATACTGTTTATAACTCTAATTTTGATTAAGTTAAAGCAGCTTTAAAAGTTAATATTCGTTAATTTTATCTCTATAGCCTTTTAAAAAGTCTTATATAAATGATACTATTTAGGTAGCAAATAACAATTTATAACAATATTAAATGATAAATATATTGAAGTATGGCTACTATGCACTATTTTCTGTAGTCTGTTTTGCATCTAGTGCTACTATTGCTTTTATACCGATACTTATTTTTTCGTTAGCTAAGCTTTTAATACCAATAAAGCGTGTGAGACATTTATGTACCTCAGCAGTACAATTATCTGCAAGTTTATGGGTAAGTTTTGCTATTTTAATAACTAGATTATTCTCTCCAACAAAATTTGAGCTTGAGCAAAATGCAAAACTTGATAATCAAGGATCTTACTTAATTATATGTAACCATAAAAGTTGGCTAGATACTTTTATATTGATGTTGGTATTTCACAAAAAAATAGCATTCCCTAAATTTTTTATGAAATTTCAGGTATTTTTTATACCAGTGTTAGGCTTGATTGCATGGGCATTAGAGTTTCCGGCAATGAAACGTTATTCAAAAGAATATTTAAAGCAACATCCAGAAAAAAAGGGTGAAGATCTACAAAAAACTCTAGCATATTGTAAAAAACTATCGCCAAGACCAACTACAATTGTAAATTTTGTTGAGGGTACTAGATTTACCTTAAACAAAGCACTAAAAAGTAACTATAAAAATCTCCTTAATCCTAAGGCAGGTGGAATAGCTGTAATTCTAAAAAGCTTATCAGATAGAATGGTAGGTATTTTAAATACAACAATAATTTATGATAATCCAGAACAAAATCTATGGGATTTTATGGTTAGAAAGACAAAGAAGATAAAAATAAAAGTCGAACTAATCCCTATATCTGAAGTCCCAGTAGGTGATTATTTTAACGATGATAAAGATAAGCATAACTTTCAACTTTGGTTGAATAAACTTTGGCAGAATAATGATCAATATATCTCAGAGCAGTCAAAAAATATTTATTAGAAAGTTATTACAATTTGACTAATATTAGAGATTAATATTATTCTATAATTAAGTATATTGATAGATTATTTGAGCGAGAAAGATTATTTGAGTGTAAGCGCTATAAGCTAGTTAGCTTGAGAATCAAATTCATCTAATTAGTTTATATAGTTAAAATTATCAATAAGCTTCAATTTAATTTCTTAGTGAAAATTATACTAAAGGTTTAACTTACACTACTACTTGAATATAGAGATCTAGTGCTAGATTAAAATTCATAATGTGGGCTTCAAGGAAGTGGCGGAATAATAAAACTCTTTCTGATTAACTATATGTTTTAAATTAATACCGCGATGCTACAATTAAATCGTATACATGAGATTAGTAGTTTTAGAGACTGAGGCATTATTCAAAAAGATTATTATTTAATATCAGAAAAATAATTACTAGCTTAAAGTATGAGGTAACCAAGCAATTTCAACAAATAAGAATAATGCTGTATAAATACCCATGAAGATAAAAGGCATATATATTTCTAATATTCTAATAGGCTTAAACGAACCTTTTTCCTCAGCGATGTGCTCTTCTGTTAACCATACTCTTGAAGGAAGACGTCTTTCAAGTGATGGCACAATACTATTTTTTATTTGTATGTGGTGTCTAAAGAACCTAATAATTTTCCACCACGCATAGCAAAATACCAATCCAGCAAAATATGGAATACTCACAAGTATACCAGAGGGAGGATTTTCGACATTAATATTGTTACTGATAGCTAAAGCAACAACTCCAACTAGAACAAGATTAAAAACTAAAAAGAATAGGTTAATAACAATTCTTCTATAGCTAGTTCTATCTGTTAATTCAACATAAATTCTATACTGTTCGATCAGCAGTGAATTATATTGCTCATTTGATAAATTACTTTCGTCTTCATTACTCCATAATTTATCTTGTATATCTTTATGACTAATCTTTTCCATTTTATTCCTTTCTAATCCAGTTATCCAAAAGAATTTACACTGATAATGCTATTACATTTTAAGCTATTTATCAAACTTTTCGTATATCAATAGTTATTTATCTATACTGCTGTTCGCTAATTATATCAATAATTCTAGATGGTTGTGAAGACCTAACTTCTGTTTCTAGTACATAAATATTATCAAAGGTTTTAGTTATCGATTTAGCATCATTGATGAAATCTTCTCCCGATATATTAGCACTAGTTGAAATAATAGCATCATTAATATTTTCACAAATATAAGTTACTATTTCAGTTGTTACTAAGCGTATGGCAATAGTTGTTTTACCACCAGTTAACCATTGAATATCCTTCTTACCTGGTACTATCCAAGTAGTTGGTTGAGTTTGTTTAGAGGATATTTTATTGATTTGCTGATTAGATATTTTAGTTGTATCTGCATACTTGAGTAAATGTTCATAATTATGTGATATTATAATAAAACCTTTACTTGAATCTCTTTTTTTTAAGTTTATAACTTTTGCTACTGCATCTTTAGAGATGTTGCAACTTAAGCCATATACTGTATCTGTAGGAATACTAACAACATTATCTTTTATTATTTCACTGATGATTTTATCCAAATCTTTTGTAAGCATATTTTATCGAACATGTAACTAAATTAGGCATATTTTATTACATTTTACAAATAAAAAAACCTATAGGCTATTGATTTATTAGCTTATAGGTTTAGATTATTTAAGAGTGTTAGATATAGAAGTTAAATTTACTTCTTATTTAGTTGTTCTTTGATTAGATCGCCAAGAGTTGTAGGAGTCATTTGCTCTACTTTGTAGTTAGACTTACCTGCAGCAGAGTTATCTTCATCAACAGCTTTGATAGAAAGAGCGATACTTCTCTTCTTAGCATCAATGTTGATAATTCTAGCTTCTACTTCTTGTCCCTCGCTTAACTCATCACGAACATCTTTTGTATGCTCAGCAGAAATTTCAGAAATTCTGATGAAACCATCAATGTTGTTATCTTCGTCAAGCATAACTACCGCACCATTATCTTGTACTTTAGTCACTTTACCTGTTACTAAAGAACCTTTAGGGTGGATATTTATGAAGTTCTTGAATGGATCTTCAGAAAGTTGCTTCATGCTAAGAGCAATTCTCTCAAGGTCAGTGTTGACAGAAACTAGTACAGCTTCTACTTCATCACCTTTCTTAAGTTCTTTGATAGCTTTAGCTGGATTATCCCATGCAACATCTGAAATATGTACAAGACCATCAATGCCGCCTTCAAGACCAATAAACACACCAAATTCAGTAATTGATCTGATCTTACCAGTAACTTTGTCACCTGGCTTGTAGTTTTTCTCAAACTCGCTCCAAGGATTAGGTCTGCATTGCTTGATACCAAGAGATATTCTATGATTATCAGCATCTAATTCAAGTACGATAACTTCAACTTCTTGACCAATAGATACAGCTTTATGAGGGTTAACATTTTTATTAGTCCAATCCATTTCAGATGTATGCACAAGACCTTCGATACCTTCTTTTAGCTTAACAAAACAACCGTAGTCAGTAATGTTAGTTACTGTACCCATAAGTTTAGCACCTACAGGAAGTTCATTAGCAATATTTAACCATGGATCTTCACCAAGCTGCTTAATACCTAAAGATATTCTTTGCTTCTCTTTGTCGAACTTGATTACTTTAACATCGATTTCTTGACCTATAGATAATACATCTGTAGGGTGGCTGATTCTGCTCCAAGAGATATCGGTAATATGTAATAGACCATCAACTCCGCCAAGATCGATAAATGCACCGAAATCTGTGATGTTTTTAACGATACCTTTAAGAACGCTACCTTCAGAGATTTTTTCTAACATAGCATCTCTATCACCAGAGTTGTTCTCTTCGATAACTGCTTTTCTAGAAACAACAATGTTGTTTCTCTTAGTATCGATTTTAACAACTTTTAACTCGATATCTTTATCTTCTAAATGAGCTACATCTTTGATAGGTCTTGTGTCAACTAATGAACCAGGTAAGAATGCTCTTAAACCTTCAACATCCATAGTGTAACCACCACGAACGTGATTAGTGATTTTACCAAGAACTGTTTCGTTATTTTCGAAAGCTTTTTCAATTCTATCCCAAAGCTCGATTTTCTTAGCTTTATCTCTTGATAATCTAGTTTCACCGCAGCTGTTATCTAGAGCTTCTAAAACAACGTTGATTCTATCACCAGCAGCAACTTCTAGTTCACCATTGCTATTTTTTAGAGAAGACACAGGAATGAATGATTCTGACTTAAGACCAGCGTCAATCATTGCGAATTCTTTGTCTATGCTTACTACAGTTGCTTCGATGATTTTACCTATTCTCATCTCTGTTTGTTTAAGAGATTGCTCAAATAGTTCTTTGAAATTTTCTGACATTTTTTGATTTCCATTTCCAGTGTGGTTGGTTATACATAGTTTGGCAAGTACCCACCGGATATTATATAAAAAGTACTAGCAAACAATTATGTAATATATTATCTTATCTAAGAGACTCAAATTCTTCAAGAAGAAAATACTAAAACTTATGTCTAATTATTCAAATGAAGATATTTTTTTTATGCAAAAAGCCTATGAGCAGGCATTATTGGCTCATCAGGCTGGTGAAGTTCCGATAGGGGCGGTACTTGTTAGGGATAGTCAAATAATAGCAGAAAATTTTAATCAAACTATAACCTTAAATGATCCGACAGCACATGCTGAAATCTTGGTTTTACGCTCAGCAGCACTAGAAGTGGGTAACTACAGATTAATTAATACAAAATTGTATGTTACTTTAGAGCCATGTATAATGTGCTTAGGTGGTTTGATTCAGGCAAGAGTATCTGAATTGGTTTATGCTTGTGATGATAGTCGAGTAGGAGC containing:
- the tadA gene encoding tRNA adenosine(34) deaminase TadA — its product is MSNYSNEDIFFMQKAYEQALLAHQAGEVPIGAVLVRDSQIIAENFNQTITLNDPTAHAEILVLRSAALEVGNYRLINTKLYVTLEPCIMCLGGLIQARVSELVYACDDSRVGAFSREKIHQNKNINHNLGVTAGVMADECAKLLKDFFKQRRN
- a CDS encoding acyltransferase; the encoded protein is MINILKYGYYALFSVVCFASSATIAFIPILIFSLAKLLIPIKRVRHLCTSAVQLSASLWVSFAILITRLFSPTKFELEQNAKLDNQGSYLIICNHKSWLDTFILMLVFHKKIAFPKFFMKFQVFFIPVLGLIAWALEFPAMKRYSKEYLKQHPEKKGEDLQKTLAYCKKLSPRPTTIVNFVEGTRFTLNKALKSNYKNLLNPKAGGIAVILKSLSDRMVGILNTTIIYDNPEQNLWDFMVRKTKKIKIKVELIPISEVPVGDYFNDDKDKHNFQLWLNKLWQNNDQYISEQSKNIY
- a CDS encoding L-threonylcarbamoyladenylate synthase; protein product: MLTKDLDKIISEIIKDNVVSIPTDTVYGLSCNISKDAVAKVINLKKRDSSKGFIIISHNYEHLLKYADTTKISNQQINKISSKQTQPTTWIVPGKKDIQWLTGGKTTIAIRLVTTEIVTYICENINDAIISTSANISGEDFINDAKSITKTFDNIYVLETEVRSSQPSRIIDIISEQQYR
- the rpsA gene encoding 30S ribosomal protein S1, whose product is MSENFKELFEQSLKQTEMRIGKIIEATVVSIDKEFAMIDAGLKSESFIPVSSLKNSNGELEVAAGDRINVVLEALDNSCGETRLSRDKAKKIELWDRIEKAFENNETVLGKITNHVRGGYTMDVEGLRAFLPGSLVDTRPIKDVAHLEDKDIELKVVKIDTKRNNIVVSRKAVIEENNSGDRDAMLEKISEGSVLKGIVKNITDFGAFIDLGGVDGLLHITDISWSRISHPTDVLSIGQEIDVKVIKFDKEKQRISLGIKQLGEDPWLNIANELPVGAKLMGTVTNITDYGCFVKLKEGIEGLVHTSEMDWTNKNVNPHKAVSIGQEVEVIVLELDADNHRISLGIKQCRPNPWSEFEKNYKPGDKVTGKIRSITEFGVFIGLEGGIDGLVHISDVAWDNPAKAIKELKKGDEVEAVLVSVNTDLERIALSMKQLSEDPFKNFINIHPKGSLVTGKVTKVQDNGAVVMLDEDNNIDGFIRISEISAEHTKDVRDELSEGQEVEARIINIDAKKRSIALSIKAVDEDNSAAGKSNYKVEQMTPTTLGDLIKEQLNKK
- a CDS encoding intracellular proliferation membrane protein RipA, which codes for MEKISHKDIQDKLWSNEDESNLSNEQYNSLLIEQYRIYVELTDRTSYRRIVINLFFLVFNLVLVGVVALAISNNINVENPPSGILVSIPYFAGLVFCYAWWKIIRFFRHHIQIKNSIVPSLERRLPSRVWLTEEHIAEEKGSFKPIRILEIYMPFIFMGIYTALFLFVEIAWLPHTLS
- a CDS encoding ComEC/Rec2 family competence protein, with translation MSVRQRCLLAILLFISSVCSSYTYDKLEEFKYNQNILLTGIVSGIPKLQDDQYEFIFHSYKYGDILLKAAKSYRHYIIPANKLEIEAKIYKPHEYDNLAAFNYAEYLEHNDIIALGRVIDNSAIAYKGTASLYLPERIRYYLYNYLQNHLRDYKQKDFAIALLIGDKNFNQFQQNLLISSGTSHLMVISGLHVGLLALIAFIIFRGLWSLSPRLCRKLPAQYIGVIASVIIAFIYSLLAGFSLPTQRALIMLLVVAMLWLFGKRISIVKSLLVAFVIILLLDFESIYSISLWLSFSAVILLVIISIALQQYRSKLAKTLLAQTYLAIFLVPISVYYFGGFSIVSILANIVAIPLVSFVIVPLLLLSLLLSFIGVKLWLLPMLFLKFLVAYLSFLTNYAGFISYWSYFSFFSLVITILGIILVIFPFSKSLRILGLAMCLVFFQSSQNNTEKYQRFQIDIFDTQDQMVLVQDEGKNLLYTTAKNLANEYLLVNILESYLRFTGIKQIDYLIIVDGNKNLNLKLIRQITSIKTVITNISTNEDVQKCSYTNNFKLNNHSSVKLLSNAQSCFISLNYQSKEFLLADNSNQKAQQQLYILYNRVIKPQIIITSAILDSRFLSQGVDYLVYISNKPLKGQNDQNTKLKIFDTYANGAIAITIDNHNNITISSQLKQY